Below is a window of Veillonella rodentium DNA.
CGAAAGATCTCGTCGGCGATGCCGAACTGACCGAAGATGAGTTGCGGTTCCTCATGTCCGTAACCGATGAAGAACAGTTGCAATTGATCTATAAGAAAGCTTACGAAGTGAAGTCGAAATATGTACAACCTGTGGCATATTATCGCGGCCTCATCGAGTTTTCGAACCGATGCATAAAGAATTGCAACTATTGCGGTATCCGCCGGGAAAATGATAAGGCCGAACGATTTGATATGAATCGGGAGGACATCATCAAAATGGCGCAATGGGCGTACGATCATGAATACGGATCGATTACATTGCAATCCGGTGAGCGCTGTGATGATGTGTTTGTCGACTACGTGGTGGATCTTATTCGCGATATTAAAGCTATCGGTGACGGCTCTTTGGGGATTACCATGTGCGTCGGAGAACAGTCGGAAGAGGCGTACCGTCGTATGCGCGAAGCCGGCGCAAGCCGCTATTTATTGCGCATTGAAACAGCCAACAAAGAGTTATATTATAAGATTCATCCTCACGATGAATTGCATTCTTTTGAGACACGCGTGGAATGTTTACGCCGTCTGCGCCGCGTCGGATTCCAGGTGGGCACGGGTGTCATGATCGGCCTGCCGGGACAGACGGAAGAGGATTTAGTCAACGATATTCTGTTTTATCGCGATATGGATATCGACATGATCGGCATGGGGCCTTATGTGGTGCATCATGATACGCCGCTCGGTCAGGAGGCCCTTGCCATGGGTATCGATGACGAAGCGGGTAAATTGCGCCGCGTTCAACTGGGCCTCAAGATGATCGCGTTGACGCGTCTGTTTTTGAAAGACGTAAATATTGCGGCCACTACGGCTCTTCAGGCCCTCGATAAACTGGGGCGCGAAAAAGGCCTTGCCGCAGGTGCCAATATTTTAATGCCTATCATCACGATTCCCGAACATCGAGCAAAATACTTGCTGTACGACAACAAGCCATGTGTGGACGATAATGCGGAACAATGTAAGGACTGCTTAACGCGCCGCGTTATGTCCATCGGCGATACGGTGGGATGGAAACAGAACGGGGACTCCAAGCATTACGGGAAAAGAACCGGAACATTTTAGGCCCTATTTATATGAGTCATATACAGCATGACAATGATGTTATGTGTATAGAATAAAAGGAGAGAATACTATGGAAACAAAATGGTACTCAGATTTTTTTCAGCTGTTGGTACATCCCTTTTCCAAGGGGATTGATCAAATTGTTGAATTCGGTACTTTGAAAAAAGGCTTTTGGGCTACGATTTTCTTCTGGGCCATTCCTTATTTATTATTAGCTTTATTCGGCACGATGCTCATTCCCCTGTTGCCACGTAACGAGATCACGAATACTTTTCTTATAGTCCTTACCTTTGCAGGGGTAGCTTTCGTTTTGATCTGGTTTTTGGGAATTTTGTTGTCG
It encodes the following:
- the hydE gene encoding [FeFe] hydrogenase H-cluster radical SAM maturase HydE translates to MQVQDILAKDLVGDAELTEDELRFLMSVTDEEQLQLIYKKAYEVKSKYVQPVAYYRGLIEFSNRCIKNCNYCGIRRENDKAERFDMNREDIIKMAQWAYDHEYGSITLQSGERCDDVFVDYVVDLIRDIKAIGDGSLGITMCVGEQSEEAYRRMREAGASRYLLRIETANKELYYKIHPHDELHSFETRVECLRRLRRVGFQVGTGVMIGLPGQTEEDLVNDILFYRDMDIDMIGMGPYVVHHDTPLGQEALAMGIDDEAGKLRRVQLGLKMIALTRLFLKDVNIAATTALQALDKLGREKGLAAGANILMPIITIPEHRAKYLLYDNKPCVDDNAEQCKDCLTRRVMSIGDTVGWKQNGDSKHYGKRTGTF